A genomic region of Miscanthus floridulus cultivar M001 chromosome 3, ASM1932011v1, whole genome shotgun sequence contains the following coding sequences:
- the LOC136541970 gene encoding probable xyloglucan glycosyltransferase 2: MAPGLGLAYPWGRDVRRGTPVVVTMENPNYSVVEIDGPEAEALRAGGVPPTMDKGRGRSAKQFTWVLILRAHRAAGCLASLAAVTWALPSAVAKRFRRAAAAEGLGHGHGRGWLLYGFIKGLLALSVLALTVELAAYWKGWHFQRPNLTVPELHVPEVEDIQGWLHTAYLAWMSFRADYIRRPIEFLSKVCILLFVVQSLDRLVLCIGCSWIKLRKIKPRIEGDPFREGSGYLHPMVLVQIPMCNEKEVYEQSISAVCQLDWPRDKFLIQVLDDSSDESIQMLIKAEVSKWNQQGVNIIYRHRVLRTGYKAGNLNSAMSCGYVKNFEFVAIFDADFQPSPDFLKKTIPHFEGNPELGLVQARWSFVNKDENLLTRLQNINLCFHFEVEQQVNGVFLNFFGFNGTAGVWRIQALEESGGWLERTTVEDMDIAVRAHLNGWKFIFLNDVKVLCEVPESYEAYRKQQHRWHSGPMHLFRLCLPDIITAKISSWKKANLILLFFLLRKLILPFYSFTLFCVILPLTMFVPEAELPVWVICYVPVCMSFLNILPSPGSFPFIVPYLLFENTMSVTKFNAMVSGLFKLGSSYEWVVTKKSGRSSELDLLTSAEKNRKCITLPQLQKRLPENSELIEINARKEQREKVPDDAKKANKIYKKELALSLLLLTAATRSLLSAQGIHFYFLLFQGVSFLAVGLDLIGEQIS, encoded by the exons ATGGCGCCAGGCCTGGGGTTGGCCTACCCGTGGGGGAGGGATGTCCGGCGGGGCACGCCGGTGGTGGTGACCATGGAGAACCCCAACTACTCGGTGGTGGAGATCGACGGGCCCGAGGCGGAGGCGCTCCGGGCTGGCGGCGTGCCTCCCACCATGGACAAAGGCCGGGGCCGGAGCGCCAAGCAGTTCACCTGGGTGCTGATCCTCCGCGCGCACCGTGCCGCCGGGTGCCTCGCCTCGCTCGCCGCCGTCACCTGGGCGCTGCCGTCGGCCGTCGCGAAGCGTTTCcggcgggccgccgccgccgagggcctcggccacggccacggccgggGCTGGCTTCTCTACGGGTTCATCAAGGGGCTCTTGGCGCTCTCCGTGCTCGCCCTCACCGTCGAGCTGGCGGCCTACTGGAAAGGGTGGCACTTTCAGAGGCCGAATTTGACCGTGCCTGAATTGCATGTGCCGGAGGTGGAGGACATTCAGGGGTGGCTGCACACGGCGTACCTGGCCTGGATGTCGTTCCGAGCGGACTACATCCGGCGGCCGATCGAGTTCTTGTccaaagtttgcattttgctgttTGTTGTCCAATCGTTGGATCGGCTCGTCTTGTGCATCGGGTGCTCCTGGATTAAGCTCAGGAAAATCAAGCCAAGGATCGAAGGGGACCCATTCCGGGAGGGTTCAGGGTATCTGCACCCAATGGTGCTTGTTCAGATTCCTATGTGCAATGAAAAGGAG GTCTATGAGCAGTCGATTTCAGCCGTCTGCCAGCTAGATTGGCCTAGGGATAAGTTTCTAATCCAGGtgcttgatgactcgagtgacgagaGCATTCAAATGTTGATCAAAGCAGAAGTTTCTAAGTGGAACCAGCAGGGTGTGAACATTATCTATCGGCATCGGGTGTTGAGGACTGGGTATAAAGCTGGGAACCTCAACTCTGCAATGAGCTGTGGCTATGTCAAGAATTTCGAATTTGTTGCCATCTTTGACGCGGACTTTCAACCAAGCCCTGATTTTCTCAAGAAAACAATCCCACATTTTGAG GGGAACCCTGAGCTTGGACTAGTTCAAGCCCGATGGAGCTTTGTGAACAAGGATGAGAACCTCTTGACCCGCCTTCAGAATATCAACCTTTGCTTCCACTTTGAAGTGGAGCAGCAGGTCAATGGGGTCTTCTTGAACTTCTTTGGGTTCAATGGAACTGCTGGAGTTTGGAGGATCCAAGCTTTGGAAGAATCAGGAGGCTGGCTTGAGCGGACAACCGTGGAGGATATGGATATTGCTGTTCGCGCACACCTGAATGGATGGAAGTTCATCTTCTTGAATGATGTGAAG gtCTTGTGTGAGGTTCCAGAATCTTATGAAGCATATCGGAAACAGCAACACCGGTGGCATTCTGGCCCAATGCACCTTTTCCGGCTGTGCCTTCCGGACATAATTACTGCCAAG ATCTCCTCATGGAAGAAGGCAAATTTAATACTATTGTTCTTTCTTTTGAGGAAGTTGATACTTCCTTTCTATTCTTTCACATTATTTTGTGTCATTCTTCCACTAACCATGTTCGTTCCCGAGGCCGAGTTGCCTGTGTGGGTCATCTGTTATGTGCCGGTTTGCATGTCCTTCTTGAATATTCTGCCATCCCCAGGATCATTTCCCTTCATTGTACCATACCTCCTCTTCGAGAACACCATGTCAGTGACCAAGTTCAATGCAATGGTCTCTGGGTTGTTCAAACTTGGGAGCTCCTACGAATGGGTTGTCACCAAGAAGTCTGGTCGATCATCTGAATTGGATCTCTTGACATCAGCAGAAAAGAATAGGAAGTGCATCACACTTCCTCAGCTCCAGAAGCGATTGCCTGAAAACAGTGAATTGATCGAGATCAATGCGCGAAAGGAACAGCGAGAGAAAGTGCCAGATGACGCCAAAAAGGCTAACAAGATCTACAAGAAGGAGCTTGCTCTTTCTCTGCTCCTACTCACTGCTGCGACTCGGAGCCTCTTGTCTGCTCAAGGGATTCATTTCTACTTCCTTCTGTTCCAGGGGGTGTCATTCCTTGCCGTTGGCCTTGATCTAATTGGTGAACAGATAAGTTGA